One stretch of Brevibacillus laterosporus DNA includes these proteins:
- the cobA gene encoding uroporphyrinogen-III C-methyltransferase has product MNKGKVFLVGAGPGDPKLITVRGLETIQMADCIVYDRLASPRLLAYAKPDVELIYCGKLPDRHTLTQEEINQVLVDKALEGKVVTRLKGGDPCIFGRVGEEAEELAKHDILFEIVPGITSGIAAPAYAGIPVTHRDFNSSLAIVTGHERPEKTESSINWDKLATAVGTIIFYMGVGNLPYITEQLMKNGRSPQTPVALVRWGTLVDQETLVGTLEDIVEKREQAGLTNPSIIVVGEVVQLREKLHWFEKKPLFGKRVLVTRARSQASELSDQINELGGEAYEFPLIKMVEPQALPQLDTELQQLSSYDWVMFTSPNGVQFFFKRLRELKVDIRTLTGKIAAVGPKTASMLEERGLTVDVLPGEFLAEGLVESLKSELQPGSKVLLPRADIARETLPRELRTLGMEVTEVDTYDTVIDARNIGETVSLLEEKAIHIITFTSSSTVKNFVEALKEYDLNELLQGVKIACIGPITADTAKRAGLQVDIMASEYTIEGLVNSLITT; this is encoded by the coding sequence ATGAACAAAGGAAAAGTATTTTTAGTAGGTGCTGGCCCCGGTGACCCTAAGTTAATTACGGTGCGTGGACTAGAAACGATTCAAATGGCTGATTGCATTGTGTATGACCGCTTGGCAAGCCCGCGGTTGCTAGCTTATGCAAAACCGGACGTAGAGCTGATTTATTGTGGAAAACTCCCTGATCGTCATACCTTGACCCAAGAAGAGATCAATCAAGTATTGGTCGATAAAGCTTTAGAAGGAAAAGTGGTTACTCGTCTAAAAGGTGGCGATCCATGCATTTTTGGTCGTGTTGGTGAAGAGGCAGAGGAACTGGCTAAGCACGATATTTTGTTTGAAATTGTGCCAGGTATCACCTCAGGAATCGCAGCACCGGCGTATGCGGGTATTCCAGTAACCCACCGAGATTTTAACTCTTCTTTAGCGATTGTGACAGGACATGAGCGTCCAGAGAAAACAGAATCAAGCATTAACTGGGATAAATTAGCTACGGCTGTTGGCACGATTATTTTTTATATGGGAGTAGGCAATCTACCTTATATTACGGAACAATTAATGAAGAATGGTCGTTCTCCACAAACACCGGTAGCCTTGGTACGCTGGGGGACTTTGGTGGATCAGGAGACCTTGGTTGGTACCTTGGAAGACATTGTGGAAAAACGCGAGCAAGCAGGCTTAACTAATCCGTCTATTATTGTGGTTGGTGAAGTGGTACAACTACGTGAGAAGCTACATTGGTTTGAAAAGAAACCGTTGTTTGGCAAGCGCGTACTAGTGACACGCGCTAGAAGTCAAGCCAGCGAATTATCAGATCAAATTAATGAGCTGGGCGGCGAGGCATATGAATTTCCTCTGATTAAAATGGTTGAGCCACAAGCCCTCCCACAATTGGATACGGAACTTCAACAGCTGTCTAGCTATGATTGGGTTATGTTTACTAGTCCAAATGGTGTTCAATTTTTCTTTAAACGTTTGCGTGAACTAAAGGTTGACATCCGTACTTTAACCGGTAAGATTGCAGCAGTTGGTCCGAAGACTGCTTCTATGTTAGAAGAAAGAGGCTTGACTGTAGATGTGTTACCAGGTGAATTCCTTGCAGAAGGATTGGTAGAGTCACTAAAGAGTGAACTACAGCCAGGTTCAAAAGTGTTGCTTCCACGTGCTGATATCGCGCGTGAAACATTACCAAGAGAGTTGAGAACTCTCGGCATGGAAGTGACGGAAGTAGATACCTATGATACAGTTATAGATGCACGAAACATCGGGGAAACCGTTTCCTTGTTGGAAGAAAAAGCGATTCATATCATTACATTTACCAGCTCCTCCACGGTCAAAAATTTTGTGGAAGCGTTGAAGGAATATGATCTTAATGAACTACTTCAAGGTGTGAAGATTGCTTGTATCGGACCGATCACGGCTGATACAGCAAAACGAGCAGGACTTCAAGTGGATATCATGGCAAGTGAATATACGATTGAAGGACTAGTAAATTCACTAATTACTACGTAA
- the hemB gene encoding porphobilinogen synthase has protein sequence MITFDRHRRLRRSPAMRNLVRENHVRVEDLIYPLFIVEGENIKNEISSMPGVYHFSLDRLNEELQEIVSLGIQSVLLFGVPEHKDALGTEAYAEDGIVQQAIRHIKSGFPEMLVIADTCLCEYTDHGHCGVLHECGELLNDESLVLLSQAAVSQAKAGADIIAPSNMMDGFVTAIREALDEAGFTHIPIMSYAVKYASAYYGPFREAAKSAPQFGNRKSYQMDYANAREGLREAESDVIEGADFLMVKPGLAYMDMVLRLRQSFDLPLVVYNISGEYSMVKAASANGWIDEQGVVMETMVGFKRAGADLIITYHAKDVAKWLQGGL, from the coding sequence ATGATAACATTTGACCGTCATCGTCGTTTGCGCCGAAGCCCAGCGATGCGCAACCTTGTACGAGAAAATCATGTGCGTGTAGAAGATTTGATCTACCCGCTGTTTATAGTAGAAGGGGAAAATATTAAAAATGAAATTTCCTCTATGCCGGGAGTTTATCATTTTTCCTTGGATCGTCTAAATGAGGAACTTCAAGAAATTGTTAGCTTAGGTATACAGTCTGTTCTCTTATTTGGAGTGCCAGAACATAAAGATGCTCTTGGAACAGAAGCTTATGCAGAAGATGGCATTGTCCAACAAGCTATTCGTCATATAAAATCAGGATTTCCTGAAATGCTTGTCATTGCTGATACATGTCTGTGTGAATATACTGATCATGGGCACTGTGGCGTTTTGCATGAATGTGGGGAGTTATTAAATGATGAGTCCCTCGTTTTATTAAGCCAAGCTGCTGTATCTCAGGCTAAAGCGGGTGCTGATATCATCGCGCCATCCAATATGATGGACGGTTTTGTTACTGCCATTCGTGAAGCTTTGGATGAAGCTGGGTTCACTCATATTCCAATCATGTCTTATGCCGTTAAATATGCTTCGGCATACTATGGTCCGTTCCGTGAAGCAGCGAAATCGGCTCCGCAGTTCGGTAATCGTAAGTCATACCAGATGGACTATGCCAATGCGCGTGAAGGTCTACGTGAAGCAGAATCCGATGTGATTGAAGGGGCCGATTTCTTAATGGTAAAACCAGGCCTTGCATATATGGATATGGTGCTACGTTTACGTCAGAGCTTTGATTTGCCACTAGTTGTTTACAATATCAGTGGAGAGTATTCCATGGTTAAAGCGGCTAGTGCAAATGGTTGGATTGACGAGCAAGGCGTAGTTATGGAAACGATGGTTGGATTTAAACGCGCAGGTGCAGATTTGATTATTACGTACCATGCAAAAGATGTTGCCAAGTGGCTACAAGGAGGTTTGTAA